Proteins encoded by one window of Mesorhizobium sp. INR15:
- the cyoB gene encoding cytochrome o ubiquinol oxidase subunit I: MFDNPAFTKAIFGRLTLESLPLHEPIVVATFGAVALGGIALVGALTYYRLWGYLWREWFTSVDHKRIGIMYMVLGIVMLLRGFSDAIMMRLQQAMAFGGSEGYLNSHHYDQIFTAHGVIMIFFVAMPLVTGLMNFVVPLQIGARDVSFPFLNNFSFWMTAGGAIIVMMSLFVGEFARTGWLAYPPLSGIGYSPDVGVDYYIWALQVAGVGTLLSGVNLVCTIVKMRAPGMTMMRMPIFTWTALCTNVLIVAAFPVLTAVLALLSLDRYVGTNFFTNDFGGNPMMYVNLIWIWGHPEVYILILPAFGIFSEVTSTFCGKRLFGYTSMVYATIVITILSYLVWLHHFFTMGSGASVNSFFGITTMIISIPTGAKIFNWLFTMYRGRIRFELPMMWTLAFMLTFTVGGMTGVLLAVPPADFVLHNSLFLVAHFHNVIIGGVLFGLFAGISYWFPKAFGFRLDPFWGKMSFWFWVVGFWFAFMPLYILGLMGVTRRLRTFEDPSLQIWFIIAAFGAFLILLGIVSFLIQIFISVRRRELLRDDNGDPWDGRTLEWATSSPPPAYNFAFTPIVHDGDAWADMKKRGYRRPLTGFRDIHMPRNTGAGVILAGLSVVLAVALIWYIWWLAIVSFVGLIGYAIAHTFNYNRDFHIGSSDVSRVEDARTRLLASQAAG; encoded by the coding sequence ATGTTCGACAATCCCGCATTTACAAAGGCGATCTTTGGCCGCCTGACACTCGAGTCGCTTCCGCTGCATGAGCCCATCGTCGTGGCGACCTTCGGCGCCGTCGCGCTGGGCGGCATCGCCCTTGTCGGCGCACTGACCTACTACCGGCTCTGGGGCTATCTGTGGCGCGAGTGGTTCACCAGCGTCGACCATAAGCGCATCGGCATCATGTACATGGTGCTTGGCATCGTCATGCTGCTGCGCGGCTTCAGCGACGCGATCATGATGCGCCTGCAGCAGGCGATGGCCTTTGGCGGTTCCGAGGGTTATCTCAACTCGCATCACTACGACCAGATCTTCACCGCGCATGGCGTGATCATGATCTTCTTCGTGGCGATGCCGCTGGTCACCGGCCTGATGAATTTCGTCGTTCCGCTGCAGATCGGCGCGCGCGACGTCTCGTTCCCGTTCCTCAACAATTTCAGCTTCTGGATGACGGCCGGCGGCGCGATCATCGTCATGATGTCGCTGTTCGTCGGCGAGTTCGCGCGTACCGGCTGGCTCGCCTATCCGCCGCTTTCGGGCATAGGCTACAGCCCCGATGTCGGCGTCGACTACTATATCTGGGCGCTGCAGGTGGCAGGCGTCGGCACGCTGCTGTCAGGTGTCAACCTCGTCTGCACCATCGTCAAGATGCGGGCGCCCGGCATGACCATGATGAGAATGCCGATCTTCACCTGGACGGCCCTCTGCACCAACGTGCTCATCGTCGCCGCCTTCCCGGTGTTGACGGCTGTCCTGGCGCTGCTGTCGCTTGACCGCTATGTCGGCACCAACTTCTTCACGAACGACTTCGGCGGCAATCCGATGATGTACGTGAACCTGATCTGGATCTGGGGCCACCCGGAAGTCTACATCCTGATCCTGCCGGCCTTCGGCATCTTCTCGGAAGTGACCTCGACCTTCTGCGGCAAGCGCCTGTTCGGCTACACGTCGATGGTCTACGCGACGATCGTCATCACCATCCTGTCCTATCTGGTCTGGCTGCATCACTTCTTCACAATGGGGTCGGGAGCGAGCGTCAACTCGTTCTTCGGCATCACCACGATGATCATCTCGATCCCGACAGGCGCCAAGATCTTCAACTGGCTGTTCACGATGTACCGAGGCCGCATCCGCTTCGAGCTGCCTATGATGTGGACGTTGGCCTTCATGCTGACCTTCACGGTCGGCGGCATGACCGGCGTGCTGCTTGCCGTTCCGCCGGCCGACTTCGTGCTTCACAACAGCCTGTTCCTGGTCGCGCATTTCCACAACGTCATCATCGGCGGCGTACTGTTCGGCCTGTTCGCCGGCATCAGCTACTGGTTCCCCAAGGCGTTTGGCTTCAGGCTCGACCCATTCTGGGGCAAGATGTCCTTCTGGTTCTGGGTTGTCGGCTTCTGGTTCGCCTTCATGCCGCTCTATATCCTGGGCCTGATGGGTGTGACGCGCCGGCTGCGCACCTTCGAGGACCCCTCGCTGCAGATCTGGTTCATCATCGCCGCGTTCGGTGCTTTCCTGATCCTGCTCGGCATCGTGTCCTTCCTGATCCAGATCTTCATCAGCGTGCGGCGGCGCGAGCTGCTTCGCGATGACAACGGCGATCCATGGGACGGGCGCACGCTCGAATGGGCGACATCGTCGCCGCCGCCGGCCTACAATTTCGCCTTCACGCCGATCGTTCATGACGGCGACGCATGGGCGGACATGAAGAAGCGCGGCTACCGGCGTCCGCTGACCGGCTTCCGTGATATCCACATGCCGCGCAACACCGGTGCCGGCGTCATCCTGGCGGGCTTGAGCGTGGTGCTCGCCGTGGCGTTGATCTGGTACATCTGGTGGCTGGCGATCGTGAGCTTCGTTGGCCTGATCGGCTACGCCATCGCCCACACGTTCAACTATAACAGGGACTTCCACATTGGTTCCAGCGACGTCAGCCGCGTCGAGGACGCGCGGACGCGCCTGCTCGCCAGCCAGGCAGCGGGGTGA
- the cyoC gene encoding cytochrome o ubiquinol oxidase subunit III → MALAHDVTDDTIFHLEDDHGHAESGSSTMLGFWMYLMSDCLIFAMLFAVYGVLGGNYAAGPAPKDLFDLPLVALNTSMLLLSSITYGFAMLEMAKGRVGPMQAWLVITGLFGLAFIGIELYEFAHLIHEGATPQRSGFLSSFFALVGTHGLHVTFGLVWLVVLMVQVSKHGLIAANQRRLMCLSMFWHFLDVIWIGVFTFVYLMGMLR, encoded by the coding sequence ATGGCACTTGCGCATGACGTGACCGACGACACTATCTTCCACCTCGAAGATGACCATGGGCACGCCGAAAGCGGCAGCAGCACCATGCTCGGCTTCTGGATGTATCTGATGAGCGATTGTCTCATCTTCGCGATGCTGTTCGCGGTCTATGGCGTTCTCGGCGGCAATTATGCGGCCGGGCCGGCGCCAAAGGATCTGTTCGATCTGCCGCTCGTCGCGCTGAACACATCCATGCTGCTGCTCTCGTCCATCACCTATGGCTTCGCCATGCTGGAGATGGCGAAAGGACGTGTCGGCCCGATGCAGGCGTGGCTGGTGATCACCGGCCTGTTCGGCCTCGCCTTCATCGGCATCGAACTCTACGAATTCGCGCATCTGATCCACGAAGGCGCAACGCCGCAACGCAGCGGCTTCCTGTCCTCGTTCTTCGCGCTGGTGGGAACGCACGGGCTGCACGTCACGTTCGGCCTGGTCTGGCTGGTGGTGCTGATGGTCCAGGTTTCCAAGCACGGGCTTATCGCCGCCAACCAGCGGCGCCTGATGTGCCTCAGCATGTTCTGGCACTTCCTCGACGTCATATGGATCGGCGTCTTCACCTTCGTCTACCTGATGGGAATGCTGCGATGA
- the cyoD gene encoding cytochrome o ubiquinol oxidase subunit IV: MSTGHQADAKHHARLHHGVDHGSLKGYLTGFGLSVLLTAIPFWLVMSNALGNQTASAIAIMGFAVVQIVVHMVFFLHMNTRSESGWIMMALIFTLILVVITLTGSLWVMYHLNTNMMPGHDMGQMP, from the coding sequence ATGAGTACAGGACACCAAGCCGACGCCAAACACCACGCGCGCTTGCATCACGGCGTCGACCATGGCTCGCTGAAGGGCTACCTGACGGGCTTCGGCCTGTCGGTGCTGCTGACCGCGATTCCGTTCTGGCTGGTCATGAGCAACGCACTGGGCAACCAGACGGCATCGGCAATCGCCATCATGGGCTTCGCTGTCGTCCAGATCGTCGTCCACATGGTGTTCTTCCTGCATATGAACACCCGCTCGGAAAGCGGCTGGATCATGATGGCGCTGATCTTCACCCTCATTCTCGTGGTCATCACGCTGACCGGTTCGCTCTGGGTCATGTACCACCTGAACACCAACATGATGCCTGGCCACGACATGGGCCAGATGCCCTGA
- a CDS encoding efflux RND transporter permease subunit, whose amino-acid sequence MTEWCRHIGAVCRDHGKTHREASRNLCSVVCHQIARLHDAQTIAAFRLPSFFLANSGGGADGYRPARVYPASPEMWRIWLALHALPAAFFLTNHMALLLVGVLILVGGQTEPLLAPELIVKPRFDEAVRLGVSAASVGAVARIATLGEIDSASAHFNLGGRQVPIRVLLDKSASGDLETFRKLRVRTSMAAS is encoded by the coding sequence TTGACGGAATGGTGCCGCCACATAGGCGCGGTTTGCCGTGACCATGGAAAGACGCATCGTGAAGCCTCGCGCAATCTTTGCAGTGTAGTCTGCCACCAGATTGCGAGGCTCCATGACGCGCAAACCATTGCTGCTTTTCGCCTTCCCAGCTTTTTTCTTGCTAATTCTGGCGGCGGAGCGGACGGCTACCGTCCTGCTCGGGTCTATCCGGCAAGTCCCGAAATGTGGAGAATCTGGCTCGCGCTGCATGCGTTGCCAGCGGCGTTCTTCCTGACCAACCACATGGCCCTGCTTCTAGTGGGGGTATTGATCCTTGTCGGTGGCCAAACCGAGCCTTTGCTGGCGCCGGAACTCATTGTCAAACCGCGCTTTGACGAAGCGGTCCGGCTTGGTGTGTCGGCCGCGTCGGTTGGCGCGGTGGCGCGCATCGCCACGCTTGGCGAGATCGATTCCGCGTCGGCGCATTTCAATCTCGGCGGCCGCCAGGTGCCGATCCGCGTGCTCCTCGACAAGTCGGCGAGCGGCGATCTGGAGACGTTTCGGAAGCTTCGGGTGAGAACCTCAATGGCGGCGTCGTGA
- a CDS encoding efflux RND transporter permease subunit translates to MTTIAMVAGMLPAAAGVDAYAGFRAPMAVAVIGGFIASTLLSLVVVPVMFAAMNDLSSWFGRRLKGLSS, encoded by the coding sequence ATGACGACGATTGCCATGGTGGCCGGCATGCTGCCCGCGGCTGCTGGCGTGGATGCCTATGCAGGGTTTCGCGCACCGATGGCGGTGGCCGTGATAGGCGGCTTCATCGCGTCGACCCTGCTCAGCCTTGTGGTAGTCCCGGTGATGTTCGCCGCGATGAATGATCTTAGTTCCTGGTTCGGGCGCAGGCTGAAAGGACTGTCTTCGTGA
- a CDS encoding SURF1 family protein, with protein sequence MLCLCGAIGVAGFSALGIWQLERRVWKLDLIDRVEHRLQAAPVAAPGPDAWATVSAADDEYRRLAVPGRFVDDRETLVQAVTDLGGGFWVMAPFRTDAGFIVLVNRGFVPADKRDPTARPMARVSSDLTVLHGLLRMTEPKGGFLRANDAAANRWYSRDIQAIAAAQGIAQVAPYFIDADATPNPGGWPVGGLTVVSFHNSHLVYAVTWFGLALMMLGAVAYLLRQATRSSGRD encoded by the coding sequence GTGCTTTGCCTCTGCGGCGCCATCGGTGTGGCCGGATTCTCGGCGCTTGGCATCTGGCAGCTGGAGCGCCGGGTCTGGAAGCTCGATCTCATCGATCGCGTCGAGCATCGCCTGCAAGCCGCGCCTGTCGCGGCACCTGGACCAGACGCCTGGGCGACGGTCAGCGCGGCGGATGACGAGTACCGGCGGCTTGCCGTGCCTGGCCGTTTTGTCGACGACCGCGAGACCCTGGTTCAGGCGGTGACCGATCTCGGCGGTGGCTTCTGGGTGATGGCGCCGTTCCGGACGGATGCGGGTTTCATCGTGTTGGTCAATCGCGGCTTCGTGCCAGCGGACAAACGCGACCCCACGGCTCGCCCCATGGCCCGGGTGTCGAGCGACCTCACGGTCCTTCACGGCCTGCTTCGCATGACCGAGCCCAAGGGTGGCTTCCTGCGTGCCAATGATGCGGCGGCCAATCGCTGGTATTCACGCGATATCCAGGCAATCGCCGCCGCACAAGGTATTGCGCAGGTTGCACCCTATTTCATCGACGCCGACGCCACACCCAACCCGGGTGGATGGCCGGTCGGCGGCCTGACGGTCGTTTCGTTTCACAACAGCCACCTCGTCTATGCCGTGACGTGGTTTGGACTGGCGCTGATGATGCTTGGCGCGGTCGCTTATCTGCTGCGCCAGGCAACGCGGTCTTCGGGAAGAGACTGA
- the rocF gene encoding arginase has protein sequence MRCKIVGAPVQDGAGRMGCEMGPSALRTAGLADVLSGLGHVVEDMGTVQAIPTRRIVHGNLALKALPEISAWTSAISEAAYTASKDAMPIFLGGDHSISAGTVSGLARRAAESGRPLFVLWLDAHPDFHTLDTTASGNLHGVPLAYASGQPGFHGYFPDLPAAVDPKRICTMGLRSVDPAERSALNEAGVTVHDMRAIDEHGIAPLLRAFLARVSTEDGLLHVSLDVDFLDPSIAPGVGTTVPGGATFREAHLVMEMLSDSGLVSSLDLVELNPFLDERGRTATLMVDLTASLMGRRIMDRPTRSHSGSF, from the coding sequence ATGCGTTGCAAAATCGTCGGGGCGCCGGTGCAGGACGGCGCTGGCAGAATGGGATGTGAGATGGGGCCGAGTGCCCTGAGGACCGCCGGTCTTGCCGATGTGCTGTCCGGTCTCGGCCATGTTGTCGAGGATATGGGCACCGTCCAGGCAATTCCGACAAGGCGCATCGTGCATGGCAACCTGGCCCTGAAAGCCCTGCCTGAAATATCGGCCTGGACCTCCGCCATATCGGAGGCCGCCTACACTGCCAGCAAGGATGCCATGCCGATCTTTCTCGGCGGCGACCATTCGATCTCGGCGGGAACGGTATCGGGCCTCGCCCGCCGCGCCGCCGAAAGCGGACGCCCGCTGTTTGTGCTATGGCTCGACGCGCATCCGGACTTTCATACGCTCGACACCACCGCCAGCGGCAATTTGCACGGTGTTCCGCTCGCCTATGCCAGCGGCCAGCCGGGTTTCCATGGCTATTTTCCGGATCTGCCGGCAGCCGTCGATCCCAAGCGTATCTGCACCATGGGCCTGCGCAGTGTAGACCCGGCCGAGCGGAGTGCGCTGAACGAGGCAGGGGTAACCGTGCACGACATGCGCGCTATCGATGAGCACGGAATCGCGCCGCTACTGCGTGCTTTCCTGGCGCGCGTGTCGACCGAAGACGGCCTTCTGCATGTTAGTCTCGACGTCGACTTCCTCGATCCGTCGATCGCGCCGGGGGTCGGCACCACCGTTCCAGGCGGCGCCACCTTCCGCGAGGCGCATCTGGTAATGGAGATGCTGTCCGACAGCGGCCTCGTTTCCAGCCTCGATCTGGTCGAATTGAATCCCTTTCTGGACGAGCGCGGCCGGACCGCGACATTGATGGTCGACCTGACGGCCAGCCTGATGGGACGACGCATCATGGACCGCCCCACCCGCAGCCATTCCGGGAGCTTTTGA
- a CDS encoding efflux RND transporter permease subunit — MDGDRRPGASVQGLPAAGHHCTSASIGGAAPGLILYSAALDLSSTIGVLMLMGIVCKNSILLVDYAIEARNAGMDRRSALLKAGTTRALPSS; from the coding sequence ATTGATGGTGACCGCCGTCCTGGTGCTTCTGTTCAAGGACTTCCTGCAGCCGGTCACCATTGCACTTCCGCTTCGATAGGCGGAGCTGCACCGGGTCTGATCCTCTATAGCGCCGCACTCGATCTCTCGTCGACCATCGGTGTTCTCATGCTGATGGGCATCGTCTGCAAGAACTCCATCCTGCTGGTGGACTATGCGATCGAAGCGCGAAACGCCGGGATGGACCGCCGCTCGGCCCTGCTCAAGGCCGGGACCACCCGTGCTCTCCCATCGTCATGA
- a CDS encoding efflux RND transporter permease subunit, with protein sequence MTLAAVADISFDAVEGKAERLDRKGLTAVEANPREATLRTAMNAIMVLPALTNLPPSVSMIEYGDVENMSEMFRSFALALLPAY encoded by the coding sequence GTGACCCTGGCCGCGGTCGCCGATATCTCTTTCGACGCGGTGGAAGGAAAAGCCGAACGGCTTGACCGCAAGGGTCTGACTGCCGTCGAGGCCAATCCGAGGGAAGCAACGCTCCGCACCGCGATGAACGCGATCATGGTCCTGCCGGCCCTTACGAACCTGCCGCCCAGCGTCTCCATGATCGAATACGGCGACGTCGAGAACATGTCGGAAATGTTCCGCAGCTTCGCGCTGGCGCTGCTTCCGGCATATTGA
- a CDS encoding ornithine cyclodeaminase yields the protein MMKLVIAIGVERFLTELASYIEEDFRRWELFDKTPRIASHSHDGVIELMPTSDGRLYGFKYVNGHPKNMRQGLQTVTAFGVLADVGSGYPMLLTEMTILTALRTAATSAVAAKYLAPKGTRTMAIIGNGAQSEFQAIAFKALTGVDRLRLYDIDRSASLKCAKNLTGMGFDITICGTGQEAVEGAGIITTVTADKQSATILTDNMVGSGVHINAVGGDCPGKTELHRDILLRSDIFVEFPPQTRIEGEIQQLDPDHPVTELWQVIGAKAEGRRDSKQITLFDSVGFAIEDFSALRYVRDQLQATGLYEELDLLADPDEPRDLFGMLLRAAMQPAV from the coding sequence ATGATGAAACTGGTGATCGCCATCGGCGTCGAGCGCTTCCTGACGGAACTCGCAAGCTACATCGAGGAAGACTTTCGCCGCTGGGAGCTTTTCGACAAGACGCCGCGCATCGCCTCGCACAGCCATGACGGCGTCATCGAGCTGATGCCGACAAGCGATGGGCGTCTCTATGGTTTCAAATACGTCAACGGCCATCCCAAGAACATGCGGCAAGGCTTGCAGACGGTCACCGCCTTCGGCGTGCTGGCCGATGTCGGCAGTGGCTACCCGATGTTGCTCACCGAAATGACCATCCTGACCGCGCTTCGCACTGCCGCCACCTCCGCTGTCGCGGCCAAGTATCTGGCGCCGAAAGGCACCCGCACGATGGCTATCATCGGCAATGGCGCCCAGTCGGAATTCCAGGCCATCGCATTCAAGGCGCTGACCGGCGTCGATCGGCTCCGGCTCTATGACATCGACAGGTCAGCCTCGTTGAAATGCGCGAAGAACCTGACAGGCATGGGATTCGATATCACCATTTGCGGGACTGGGCAGGAAGCGGTTGAAGGTGCGGGGATCATCACGACCGTCACCGCCGACAAGCAGAGCGCCACCATTCTCACCGACAACATGGTTGGCTCCGGCGTCCACATCAACGCCGTCGGTGGCGATTGTCCGGGGAAGACCGAACTGCACAGGGACATCCTGCTGCGCTCCGATATTTTCGTGGAATTCCCACCACAGACCCGCATCGAGGGCGAGATCCAGCAATTGGACCCCGATCATCCAGTGACCGAACTCTGGCAAGTGATCGGCGCGAAGGCCGAGGGACGCCGCGACTCCAAGCAGATCACCCTGTTCGATTCTGTCGGCTTCGCCATCGAGGATTTTTCCGCGCTCCGCTATGTGCGCGACCAGTTGCAGGCGACCGGCCTCTACGAGGAACTCGACCTGCTGGCCGACCCGGATGAACCGCGCGACCTCTTCGGCATGCTTTTGCGGGCGGCCATGCAGCCGGCAGTCTGA